The following is a genomic window from Pygocentrus nattereri isolate fPygNat1 chromosome 8, fPygNat1.pri, whole genome shotgun sequence.
GGCAGATTCATAGTGGAGAGAAATGCATTTGGAATGAGCAGGACATTTCCACACTACGAGCAGCTTTGACTGAGCTAGAGAGGGACAGGTGGAGGCTTCAACAGAGGCTCAGGAGCTCAGATGAACAATTTAAGAGTGAACGTGAGGAGAGAAGGAGGCTTGAGGAGCTTCTGGAGGAACATAAGGAGCTGCTGGGCTGCTCTAGAAAAGAGGCAGCACGCCATGCCCTAGTGGTTAAAGCTCTGAAGATGGAGGTTTATCAAAAGGACGCTCAGTTACAGAAGCTTGCCAAGCAGAGCGAGGAAAAGGCTGAGGAGGCGGATGGGCTGAGGGCCAAGCTGAGAAGAACCAGCGACGGGTATCGGCAGATTAAACAGGAACACTCAGACTTGGCCTGGGAGCTGGAGAAAGTAAAGGCACAGCAGAAGATGGAGGAGGCAAGACGAGTGGAGGAGGCAAGACTGGAGTACCAGGCCTCAATAGAGAGGCTGCAGAAGGGGGTGGAGGAGGCCCGTGCTGAATTGagagcagaaaaagagagacatggCCGAAGCCTGACAGCCTTGGAGCTCCTGCGCCGCCACTATAATCACCAGTGACAGAGTGAGGGACATTaaggtccagtgttctttatTTTGAGCCTCATAATTGCAGAAGTTAATGCAGGGGTCCTGTAGGCCATGGAGGGTCAGAGCCAAGCAAGGTTTGGTGATTTCCGTGCTCCAACATGCCAAACATACCTTGTAAATAACTGTTGAGGCATATTAGATGTGTCTAAAGAGGGAGatcatcaaactgtgctgaactCTTCTCCCTAGAGCTGGATTTCTCAGTGAAACTGGATAACTTAAGCCAGCAATTCCCAAAGTCTGTCCTGGGGACCCCgctctgttttgttctgtttgaacTTAGTAAGCTCCTCATGTGCTGGGTCAGGTTAGAgtaggaaaaacacaaaaatgtgcagaacatgGGATCCCCACGACTGACTTTGTAAGCCACTGACTTTAGCCAAAAGAGACGATTGTGCAACAGGAATGTCCCCAACTGGCAGCTTGACTCTCCGTATAATTAATCTGTCCAACAGGGAAAAACGTCTTTGTGGAATATTCCAGGGGGAGTATTGTGCAGGGTGGGATTTCTCAATAAGTTGGATAACAAAGCATTGGTTCAGTCAAAAGGCAAAATTACAAAATTTACCACAAATGTAAACAGCCAAGACTTACAGTGATGACAGTGTGATAAACCACATAAGCCAATCTATTTGGTCTTATTTAATAACTTAATGTGATTTGAATCAAGCACTTTGGTGACTAAAAGCTTCTGACTATAAGCTTCTCAATTTTAGGGGATTTTAGCCTCATAAGCCCAGTGCTgcaacaaacttcagacaccaagcatgcCTAGACTGATCAACTTTGTTTGGGATAAAGGGAAAATTATGTAGGTTTGATTTTTGTccaaaccatcactttaagGCAACAATGAGGACTACTTGGAACATCCCTCACCTATTCATTAAATGTATTCGATTCAATGTGATATGGTAGTGTCTTACTTGAATACACTttt
Proteins encoded in this region:
- the ccdc160 gene encoding LOW QUALITY PROTEIN: coiled-coil domain-containing protein 160 homolog (The sequence of the model RefSeq protein was modified relative to this genomic sequence to represent the inferred CDS: inserted 2 bases in 1 codon) gives rise to the protein MATTNSGVKQSEELDHHWVEKLFSPHFTFQDLLEGKLKTEEXRTESRRQIYIDVLREVQEKEEKIRRSSLAKRISRDEQPMAVDVEDKDSCEMLKPHCPGQIHSGEKCIWNEQDISTLRAALTELERDRWRLQQRLRSSDEQFKSEREERRRLEELLEEHKELLGCSRKEAARHALVVKALKMEVYQKDAQLQKLAKQSEEKAEEADGLRAKLRRTSDGYRQIKQEHSDLAWELEKVKAQQKMEEARRVEEARLEYQASIERLQKGVEEARAELRAEKERHGRSLTALELLRRHYNHQ